The following are from one region of the Candidatus Neomarinimicrobiota bacterium genome:
- a CDS encoding glycosyltransferase family 4 protein, giving the protein MEIAILTHAFPPMRGGFSRYTFEIFRHWVAQGIDAEVWTSVDFNDSPILNEAKLYSRVHYIQRNRDDTLGAFQVFRKFWQKVKEDRPQYVFFPTWVPYAFFTPMIPFPAHKVIIATHAAEILGLYPKSTFKAHPVVKYLGRRALRRADYVFTISNYTENLLVDLNVNQGAISKFPNGVDIKKFRQIAVNKRELLRRYSLRHVGEEPVLLTVAQLNPRKGIDTAIRIVADLKNEGMPVQYVIIGTGEYEQELHQLVAHHNIESRVHILTNVDDADLVKFYNICDLFILLSRHEGERNIEGFGIVFLEANACGKPVIAGKSGGIPDAVVHGKSGYLVDPGDISEIKFRIRYLINNPEVADEMGQYGEERAETKFTWKKITEDMACTLGLG; this is encoded by the coding sequence ATGGAAATTGCAATACTTACTCATGCCTTTCCGCCCATGAGGGGTGGATTTTCCCGGTATACTTTTGAGATATTCCGGCATTGGGTAGCCCAGGGGATAGATGCGGAAGTGTGGACTTCAGTGGATTTTAACGATAGTCCGATTTTAAACGAGGCAAAGTTATATAGCAGGGTACACTATATACAAAGAAACAGGGACGATACGCTTGGTGCCTTTCAGGTATTCCGGAAATTTTGGCAAAAAGTGAAAGAAGACAGGCCGCAATACGTTTTTTTTCCAACCTGGGTACCGTATGCATTTTTTACACCTATGATACCATTTCCTGCTCATAAAGTAATCATCGCTACCCATGCTGCAGAAATATTAGGATTATATCCGAAATCGACCTTTAAAGCTCATCCGGTTGTTAAATATTTAGGAAGAAGAGCACTCCGGAGAGCTGATTATGTTTTTACGATATCAAACTACACAGAAAATCTTTTGGTTGATTTGAATGTGAATCAGGGTGCAATATCTAAATTTCCGAATGGGGTAGATATTAAAAAATTTCGCCAGATCGCAGTAAACAAACGCGAACTCCTAAGAAGGTATAGTTTACGGCACGTTGGAGAGGAACCCGTTTTACTTACTGTTGCCCAACTGAATCCAAGGAAAGGTATTGATACGGCGATCCGTATCGTTGCTGATTTAAAAAATGAAGGTATGCCGGTACAATACGTAATTATTGGGACAGGTGAATACGAACAGGAGTTACATCAATTAGTAGCTCATCATAATATCGAATCTCGGGTTCATATTTTAACAAACGTTGATGATGCTGATTTGGTAAAGTTCTATAATATTTGTGACCTGTTTATATTGCTAAGCCGGCATGAAGGAGAGAGAAATATTGAAGGTTTTGGGATTGTTTTTCTGGAGGCAAATGCATGCGGAAAGCCTGTGATTGCCGGAAAATCGGGAGGAATTCCCGACGCTGTCGTCCATGGAAAGTCAGGATATCTGGTTGATCCGGGTGACATTTCGGAAATCAAGTTCAGGATTCGCTATTTAATAAATAACCCGGAGGTCGCCGACGAAATGGGACAATATGGGGAAGAGAGAGCAGAAACTAAATTCACCTGGAAAAAAATTACTGAAGATATGGCTTGTACCCTTGGATTAGGATAA
- a CDS encoding glycosyltransferase family 4 protein — MNATKNICFLTSRHRYDDARIYHKEAKTLGDAGYRVTIIAPKQNGIAQSTYIPVVFFKKTRFFRKSSSLFNLIRLGLKTDANCYHCHEGDSSLLAAVLIKFILLLFKNRVTVVYDSHEHWPSSFYDKAPKGLKRLVRLLFSAYEILLAWNVDAIITANDIVKARFDALFPHKPVIRLYNVPSLSLFTPPPSPEKKYTFCHEGNMTFDRGLRVLLNTFSRLYEKRTDWNFLFIGSVKTPNEKKVVENWYESHPGLRTAVSFTGWLPYEDVPGYVQQCRVGGIFFRKSQNNMYGGPPNKLFNYMRYGLPVIAPAFPEIRQIITTYNCGYLFDDLSEKSLVQLFESILSNLDEASEVGKRGRRAVLTSLNWEVESQKLVELYQRMLPLNTTGN; from the coding sequence ATGAATGCGACGAAAAATATCTGTTTTCTTACCTCCCGACATCGGTACGATGATGCCCGGATCTACCACAAGGAAGCAAAAACACTTGGTGATGCTGGATACAGAGTCACGATAATTGCACCGAAGCAAAATGGTATAGCGCAATCGACTTACATCCCGGTAGTATTTTTCAAGAAAACCAGGTTTTTTCGGAAATCTTCTTCCCTATTTAACCTGATTCGATTGGGACTGAAGACTGATGCAAACTGTTATCATTGTCATGAGGGGGACAGTTCTCTTTTAGCAGCGGTGTTGATTAAATTTATCCTGCTCTTGTTTAAGAATAGGGTCACAGTCGTATACGATTCTCACGAGCATTGGCCTTCGTCGTTTTATGATAAAGCTCCGAAGGGGCTGAAAAGGTTAGTCCGGCTGCTATTTTCTGCCTATGAAATACTTCTTGCCTGGAATGTAGATGCAATAATTACAGCAAATGACATTGTGAAGGCGCGGTTTGACGCCCTTTTTCCACATAAACCGGTGATCCGGCTTTATAATGTCCCTTCTCTTTCGCTTTTTACACCGCCGCCGTCCCCTGAGAAAAAATATACGTTTTGCCATGAAGGGAATATGACTTTTGACCGGGGATTACGTGTTTTACTTAATACATTTAGCCGGCTCTATGAAAAGCGGACTGATTGGAATTTTCTATTCATAGGCAGCGTTAAAACTCCTAATGAAAAAAAGGTTGTTGAGAATTGGTATGAAAGTCATCCAGGGTTGCGTACCGCTGTCAGTTTTACCGGATGGTTGCCGTACGAAGATGTGCCGGGTTATGTACAGCAGTGTAGAGTCGGCGGGATTTTTTTTAGAAAAAGTCAGAATAACATGTACGGCGGTCCTCCAAACAAACTATTTAATTACATGCGATACGGGTTGCCCGTTATTGCTCCGGCATTTCCGGAAATCCGTCAAATAATTACCACCTATAACTGTGGGTATCTATTTGATGACTTATCTGAAAAATCTTTGGTGCAATTGTTCGAGTCAATTTTAAGTAATCTGGACGAGGCCAGTGAAGTTGGAAAACGGGGAAGGCGTGCTGTGTTAACCTCACTAAACTGGGAGGTCGAATCTCAAAAACTGGTAGAGCTTTATCAGAGAATGTTGCCACTAAATACTACCGGGAATTAA